CAAATCCGGGAGGAAGAGATGAAAAAACAGCGGTATAACCTGAATGACTTGCTCATGCAACTGCGTGAAAAAAATATTTATTCCTTAAGCCAGGTGGAGTTTGCCATCCTTGAGCCTACAGGCAAACTCACGGTCATTCCGCGGGAAGAGGAAAAACAAGTGACAAAAAAGGATCTGAATTTGCCTGTGCGCAAAGTGGAGCGGCCTGTCATTTTAATTGAAGACGGGGAAGTCAATGAAGACAACCTGAACAAAATTGGACGCAATGTGCTGTGGTTAAAACAACAAGTTAAAAAGCGAACCGGTATCTCCCGCCTTAAAGATGTTTCCTTCTGCAGCCTGGATACGGATGGTGTCTTGTATATCGACTTGAAAGATCAACGCAGAAAGTAAGCCTTGTTCAACGTCTGGGAAAAATAGGCGCAATATGTTTGCCAATGATGGGTATGCGCTCCATATCTTGCCGGCCCACCATTTTTAAAGCGATCAGGGAAAGAAAATAAAGCCAGCCAGCGAATAATAAGGTAAGCACTAACGCCCACAGCAAGGACAGGCCCAGCTCCCTTTGCAGCCAGTCAAAACCGTACACGCCTCCCGCAGCCATCATCGCCATGGCCAGGCCTGTTTTAACGATATCTTGCACATGAATGGAAAAACCCTTCATCACTTTCACAATGGAGAAGAAATGAAGCAAGGTGACCAGACACACGTTGATATTAATGGCCAGAGCTGCTCCGTAAATCCCCAGGCTGGGAC
The sequence above is a segment of the Caldalkalibacillus thermarum genome. Coding sequences within it:
- a CDS encoding DUF421 domain-containing protein, which gives rise to MDLVALVLRTLFVYFFILLVMRMMGKREIGKLSIFDLVVSIMIADLAVLAVEHFDVPLFFSLVPIVVLFLTQIGLSYISLKSKTIREIVDGKPSVLIENGQIREEEMKKQRYNLNDLLMQLREKNIYSLSQVEFAILEPTGKLTVIPREEEKQVTKKDLNLPVRKVERPVILIEDGEVNEDNLNKIGRNVLWLKQQVKKRTGISRLKDVSFCSLDTDGVLYIDLKDQRRK